A genomic region of Mycobacteriales bacterium contains the following coding sequences:
- a CDS encoding peptidoglycan recognition protein, whose product MRRLMQSLAVLTATPLALALPVVGRPLPRPHVVHASVVEAPVAGIDAASARSVAGWGLAGPATARPLALTRQVRAAAFSALGVTWAGGGEYEVLARVRQGGRWTDWHALDADADHGPDTSVETEARAGTAPWFTGPADGYQVRVGVVGGAAPRDVRVALVDPGRSDADGSLGASPTLGSSSADASIGQPAIVTRAQWGADESLRSGSPSYGDTIRMGFVHHTDTSNSYTSSQAAAMVRSVYAYHVRSRGWSDIGYNFLVDKYGRVFEGRYGGVDRPVIGAHTGGFNSNTFGVSLLGTYTTVAPTSGQLAALEKVFAWKLGLHYVNPLARTTLTSAGGTKYASGTRVTFDNVSGHRDAGLTSCPGNQTYSRLGSIRAAIKSYMGASLYGPSVSATSVTYLTTPSVTVRATVPGGQAWKLTVRNHRSGTVLRTLSGTTSSAIAATWDLRSSLGVPATPDTYDLTLTSWNAASTARPFTAAVAVRSPLPSAVSVARTSGTPYAMVDAGRLYGVSAPLAAALRPQPSVTGWYGSVSALAAPLAPPREGMVVKNAAGTVWLVVDGSRRPVSSSVAAALGLPAARLLPDAVLSALPAGPGWTDGSRHPDGAVVTSPDGAWRLESGVRRPFTSPASRSSWSRSAVVVAALPGDLALPLGAPLAPPEGVVLRTATGGAVVSGGTLRPVSAGYPIDTAPLATAADLAALPAGAVVEAGRHAPGTLLKSGTTYYEVLGTTRRLVDPALAASDPRVAVAAFAGEVAALTGARWLPPSGVAGRAADGTVRVVEAGRLVTLAPSVAASLGYAGAALPTLAAADFGPLPLSSSLANAAAHPAGTVVTDGTAFWLLDASARRPLAASLVPTWLGRPALPATAADLALPVGAVAPPATGAWVATPDGARWLVDGGYRHAVSATVAHRLGLDQVQPVPVPSADLTAATKSGTATP is encoded by the coding sequence TTGCGCCGCCTGATGCAGAGCCTCGCCGTGCTCACCGCGACCCCCCTCGCGCTCGCCCTGCCGGTGGTGGGGCGCCCGCTGCCGCGGCCGCACGTCGTGCACGCCTCCGTCGTGGAGGCGCCCGTCGCCGGCATCGACGCCGCCTCGGCGCGCTCCGTCGCCGGCTGGGGCCTGGCCGGCCCCGCCACCGCGCGGCCGCTGGCGCTCACGCGCCAGGTGCGGGCGGCGGCGTTCTCCGCGCTCGGCGTGACCTGGGCCGGCGGCGGCGAGTACGAGGTGCTCGCGCGGGTCCGGCAGGGCGGCCGTTGGACGGACTGGCACGCGCTCGACGCCGACGCCGACCACGGCCCGGACACCTCGGTCGAGACGGAGGCGCGGGCCGGGACGGCGCCGTGGTTCACCGGCCCCGCCGACGGCTACCAGGTGCGCGTCGGCGTTGTTGGCGGCGCGGCGCCGCGCGACGTCCGCGTGGCGCTGGTCGACCCGGGGCGTTCCGACGCCGACGGGTCGCTCGGCGCGTCGCCGACGCTCGGCTCGTCCAGCGCCGACGCGTCGATCGGGCAGCCGGCGATCGTGACGCGCGCGCAGTGGGGCGCCGACGAGTCGTTGCGGTCGGGCAGCCCATCGTACGGCGACACGATCCGGATGGGCTTCGTCCACCACACCGACACGTCGAACTCCTACACGTCGTCCCAGGCGGCGGCGATGGTGCGCAGCGTCTACGCGTACCACGTCCGCAGCCGCGGCTGGAGCGACATCGGCTACAACTTCCTCGTCGACAAGTACGGCCGCGTCTTCGAGGGCCGGTACGGCGGCGTCGACCGGCCGGTCATCGGCGCGCACACGGGCGGGTTCAACAGCAACACATTCGGCGTCTCGCTGCTCGGCACGTACACCACCGTCGCCCCGACCTCCGGCCAGCTCGCCGCGCTGGAGAAGGTGTTCGCCTGGAAGCTCGGGCTGCACTACGTCAACCCGCTCGCCCGCACCACCCTGACCTCCGCCGGCGGGACCAAGTACGCCAGCGGCACGCGGGTGACGTTCGACAACGTCTCCGGCCACCGCGACGCGGGCCTCACCTCGTGCCCCGGCAACCAGACCTACAGCCGGCTCGGCTCCATCCGCGCCGCGATCAAGTCGTACATGGGCGCGTCGCTCTACGGGCCGTCGGTGTCGGCGACGTCGGTGACGTACCTGACGACGCCGTCGGTGACGGTGCGGGCGACCGTGCCCGGCGGGCAGGCGTGGAAGCTCACCGTCCGCAACCACCGCAGCGGCACCGTCCTGCGCACGCTCTCCGGCACCACGTCCTCGGCGATCGCGGCGACGTGGGACCTCAGGTCGTCGCTCGGCGTCCCGGCGACGCCGGACACGTACGACCTCACGCTGACCTCGTGGAACGCTGCCTCCACCGCGCGGCCGTTCACCGCCGCCGTCGCGGTGCGGTCGCCGCTGCCGTCGGCGGTGTCGGTCGCGCGCACCTCCGGCACGCCGTACGCGATGGTCGACGCCGGGCGCCTCTACGGCGTGTCCGCGCCGCTCGCGGCGGCGTTGCGGCCGCAGCCGTCGGTCACCGGCTGGTACGGCTCCGTCTCCGCGCTCGCCGCGCCGCTCGCGCCGCCGCGTGAGGGGATGGTCGTGAAGAACGCGGCCGGCACGGTCTGGCTCGTCGTGGACGGGTCGCGGCGGCCGGTGTCGTCGTCGGTTGCCGCCGCGCTGGGGCTGCCCGCCGCGCGGCTGCTGCCGGACGCTGTGCTGTCGGCGCTGCCGGCCGGCCCGGGCTGGACCGACGGCTCGCGGCACCCGGACGGCGCCGTCGTCACGTCGCCTGACGGCGCGTGGCGGCTGGAGAGCGGGGTACGGCGGCCGTTCACGTCGCCGGCGTCGCGGTCGTCGTGGTCTCGTTCCGCGGTCGTGGTGGCGGCCCTGCCCGGCGACCTCGCGCTGCCGCTCGGCGCGCCCCTCGCGCCGCCGGAGGGCGTCGTCCTGCGCACCGCGACCGGCGGCGCCGTCGTCAGCGGCGGGACGTTGCGGCCGGTGTCCGCCGGCTACCCGATCGACACCGCGCCGCTCGCGACCGCCGCGGACCTGGCGGCGCTGCCCGCCGGTGCTGTGGTGGAGGCCGGGCGGCACGCGCCCGGCACGCTGCTCAAGTCCGGCACCACCTACTACGAGGTGCTCGGCACCACCCGCCGCCTGGTCGACCCCGCGCTCGCGGCGTCGGACCCGCGCGTGGCGGTGGCGGCGTTCGCCGGCGAGGTCGCCGCGCTGACCGGCGCCCGCTGGCTGCCGCCGTCCGGCGTCGCCGGCCGCGCCGCCGACGGCACCGTGCGCGTCGTCGAGGCCGGCCGCCTCGTCACTCTGGCCCCGTCCGTCGCCGCGTCGCTGGGCTACGCCGGCGCCGCGCTGCCAACGTTGGCGGCGGCCGACTTCGGACCGTTGCCTCTCTCGTCGTCGCTCGCGAACGCCGCCGCCCACCCGGCCGGCACCGTCGTCACCGACGGCACGGCGTTCTGGCTGCTCGACGCGTCCGCGCGGCGGCCGCTGGCGGCGTCGCTGGTGCCGACCTGGCTCGGGCGGCCGGCGCTGCCCGCGACGGCGGCCGACCTGGCGTTGCCGGTGGGGGCGGTGGCGCCGCCCGCGACCGGTGCGTGGGTCGCGACGCCGGACGGCGCGCGGTGGCTGGTGGACGGCGGCTACCGGCACGCGGTCTCGGCGACCGTGGCCCACCGCCTCGGCCTGGACCAGGTGCAGCCCGTTCCGGTGCCCTCCGCCGACCTGACGGCGGCGACCAAGTCCGGCACCGCGACCCCGTAG
- a CDS encoding type II toxin-antitoxin system RelE/ParE family toxin codes for MTGESWSVEFHPACEEWAGSLDRDDGEALLAAIRVLRVEGPALGRPLVDTIVGSRHPNMKELRPGSTGRTEVRVLFAFDRERRAILLVGGDKSGDWSRWYRKNVPLADERFEEHQRTLTHVAKRRRGKR; via the coding sequence GTGACGGGGGAGTCGTGGTCGGTCGAGTTCCACCCGGCGTGCGAGGAGTGGGCGGGCTCGCTCGACCGTGACGACGGCGAGGCGTTGCTGGCCGCGATCCGCGTGCTGCGGGTCGAGGGGCCGGCGCTGGGCCGTCCGCTCGTGGACACGATCGTGGGCAGCCGCCACCCGAACATGAAGGAGCTCCGGCCGGGGTCCACCGGCCGGACCGAGGTCCGGGTGCTGTTCGCGTTCGACCGGGAGCGCCGCGCGATCCTGCTCGTGGGTGGCGACAAGAGCGGCGACTGGTCTCGGTGGTACCGGAAGAACGTGCCGCTCGCGGACGAGCGGTTCGAGGAGCACCAGCGCACACTCACGCACGTGGCGAAGCGACGGAGAGGCAAGCGATGA
- a CDS encoding helix-turn-helix domain-containing protein — protein sequence MSLKDWERRVLSAPGAEERVAEIENELRLAAGLTALREEAGLSQRELAQRAGVSQPRVAAIERSKNVTMDVLEQYVGALGYELQVTAVRGRKKVPLLRTRGQARGSVA from the coding sequence ATGAGCCTGAAGGACTGGGAACGGCGGGTCCTGTCGGCACCGGGGGCCGAGGAGCGCGTCGCCGAGATCGAGAACGAGCTGCGGCTGGCGGCGGGGCTGACGGCGTTGCGCGAGGAGGCCGGGCTGTCCCAGCGCGAGCTCGCGCAGCGGGCGGGGGTGTCGCAGCCACGCGTGGCCGCGATCGAGCGGTCGAAGAACGTCACGATGGACGTGCTGGAGCAGTACGTCGGCGCCCTCGGCTACGAGCTCCAGGTCACGGCCGTGCGCGGGCGCAAGAAGGTCCCGCTGCTGCGCACGCGGGGGCAGGCGCGCGGCAGCGTCGCCTAG
- a CDS encoding glycosyltransferase: protein MSSVSEPRRAAVYNRFWHSMGGGERHSGKLAEVLAGDGWQVDLVGHSDVGRDELADHLGLDLSGCRLRVVPDRGDFDLQLLSEEYDLFVNSTHMSRLAPRAKHNLFLCFFPTPFDATAEPWRRFVLRHVAPRVARGMPGRLTHGIGWYPPEGGLRRSWAWTQGNGVISLPPGQRRHLAMALGRPGGPPTELRVLDETGKELARVDVVSEFHDFDFDFGTAGHGSELHLVSETFRPGEHDTRDLGVAVSRLRLGEEAAGWQLRVVHRFPWLSNDPTDLSFLDAYELVLANSEFTRGWISKFWNRDSAVLFPPIRVGELEPASKRTKTIVTVGRFFRPGLGHAKRQLEMVRMFGEFSRAGRLDGWTLHVVGGCEPSQLPYLDEVRAAAEGLPVEIHPNAPRRLVERLLDEASIFWSATGLGESEAKAPWSMEHFGMTTVEAMAGGCVPIVIDRAGQREIVRDGVDGFRWSTPDELGRRTEQVAHDETLRARLATSAVQRANDFSEEAFAKRWREIAGDLGL from the coding sequence GTGAGCAGCGTGTCCGAGCCCCGTCGAGCCGCTGTCTACAACCGTTTCTGGCACTCCATGGGCGGCGGCGAGCGGCACAGCGGCAAGCTGGCCGAGGTGCTCGCCGGCGACGGCTGGCAGGTCGACCTCGTCGGCCACTCCGACGTCGGCCGCGACGAGCTCGCCGACCACCTCGGCCTCGACCTGTCCGGCTGCCGGCTGCGCGTCGTCCCCGACCGGGGCGACTTCGACCTCCAGCTCCTGTCCGAGGAGTACGACCTCTTCGTCAACTCCACCCACATGAGCCGGCTCGCGCCGCGCGCCAAGCACAACCTGTTCCTCTGCTTCTTCCCCACGCCGTTCGACGCGACGGCCGAACCGTGGCGGCGGTTCGTGCTGCGGCACGTCGCGCCGCGCGTCGCGCGCGGCATGCCCGGGCGGCTCACCCACGGCATCGGCTGGTACCCGCCCGAGGGCGGGCTGCGGCGTTCGTGGGCGTGGACGCAGGGCAACGGCGTCATCTCGCTGCCGCCCGGCCAGCGCCGGCACCTCGCCATGGCGCTCGGCCGCCCCGGCGGCCCGCCGACCGAGCTGCGCGTCCTCGACGAGACCGGCAAGGAGCTGGCCCGCGTCGACGTCGTGTCGGAGTTCCACGACTTCGACTTCGACTTCGGCACCGCCGGCCACGGCTCCGAGCTGCACCTCGTCTCCGAGACGTTCCGGCCCGGCGAGCACGACACCCGCGACCTCGGCGTCGCCGTCTCCCGGCTGCGGCTCGGCGAGGAGGCGGCCGGCTGGCAGCTCCGCGTCGTGCACCGGTTCCCGTGGCTGTCCAACGACCCGACGGACCTGTCGTTCCTCGACGCGTACGAGCTGGTGCTCGCCAACTCCGAGTTCACGCGCGGCTGGATCAGCAAGTTCTGGAACCGCGACTCGGCCGTCCTCTTCCCGCCGATCCGCGTCGGCGAGCTGGAGCCCGCGTCGAAGCGCACCAAGACCATCGTCACCGTCGGCCGGTTCTTCCGGCCCGGCCTCGGCCACGCCAAGCGGCAGCTCGAGATGGTGCGGATGTTCGGGGAGTTCTCGCGTGCGGGGCGCCTCGACGGCTGGACGTTGCACGTCGTCGGCGGCTGCGAGCCGTCGCAGCTCCCGTACCTGGACGAGGTCCGCGCCGCCGCCGAGGGCCTGCCCGTCGAGATCCACCCGAACGCGCCCCGCCGCCTGGTCGAGCGCCTCCTGGACGAGGCGTCGATCTTCTGGTCGGCGACCGGCCTCGGCGAGAGCGAGGCCAAGGCGCCGTGGTCCATGGAGCACTTCGGCATGACGACCGTCGAGGCGATGGCGGGCGGCTGCGTACCGATCGTCATCGACCGCGCCGGGCAGCGCGAGATCGTCCGCGACGGCGTCGACGGCTTCCGCTGGTCGACGCCGGACGAGCTCGGGCGGCGGACCGAGCAGGTGGCGCACGACGAGACGTTGCGCGCCCGCCTCGCCACCTCCGCCGTGCAGCGGGCGAACGACTTCTCGGAAGAGGCGTTCGCCAAGCGCTGGCGCGAGATCGCCGGCGACCTCGGCCTCTAG
- a CDS encoding glycosyltransferase family 1 protein yields the protein MRVGLDATPLLGTRTGVGHYVAELLAALPPEVEPVLTAFTWRGVGGLPRGHAVAPRRFSARALQTLWANADLPPVEWLSGRVDVFHGTNFVLPPTRRAAGVVTIHDLSYEQHADTVTPATLRYRALVPRALRRGGLVLTPSNAVAAEVRTRYDLPEERVLVTPLGVAPRWFADPGPRPAWLPERYVLFVGNLEPRKNVPVLLRAMASLHATDPAAPPVVLAGPAGWGPALDASGLPRDAVVTPGYVGGADLVAAVAHASVLAFPSRYEGFGLPPLEALATGTPVVASDLAVLREVLGEHAAFVPVGDAEALAAALAKALADGDGGPAARAERAAHARAFTWARCAAETARGYARALALRSGA from the coding sequence GTGAGGGTCGGCCTGGACGCGACCCCGCTGCTCGGCACGCGGACCGGGGTCGGCCACTACGTCGCCGAGCTGCTCGCCGCGCTGCCGCCCGAGGTGGAGCCGGTGCTGACGGCGTTCACCTGGCGCGGTGTGGGCGGCCTGCCGCGCGGTCACGCCGTGGCGCCCCGCCGCTTCTCGGCGCGGGCGTTGCAGACGCTGTGGGCGAATGCGGACCTGCCGCCGGTGGAGTGGCTGTCCGGCCGGGTCGACGTGTTCCACGGCACCAACTTCGTGCTGCCGCCCACCCGCCGCGCGGCGGGCGTCGTGACCATCCACGACCTGTCGTACGAGCAGCACGCCGACACCGTCACGCCCGCGACGCTGCGCTACCGGGCGCTGGTGCCGCGGGCGCTGCGGCGCGGCGGGCTGGTGCTGACGCCGAGCAACGCCGTGGCCGCCGAGGTGCGCACGCGCTACGACCTGCCGGAGGAACGTGTCCTCGTGACGCCGCTGGGCGTCGCGCCGCGGTGGTTCGCCGACCCCGGGCCGCGCCCGGCCTGGCTGCCGGAGCGGTACGTGCTGTTCGTCGGCAACCTCGAGCCCCGCAAGAACGTCCCCGTCCTGCTGCGCGCCATGGCCTCGCTGCACGCGACCGACCCGGCCGCGCCGCCGGTCGTGCTCGCCGGCCCGGCCGGCTGGGGGCCGGCGCTGGACGCGTCGGGGCTGCCGCGCGACGCCGTCGTGACGCCCGGCTACGTCGGCGGCGCCGACCTCGTCGCGGCCGTCGCGCACGCGTCGGTGCTGGCGTTCCCGTCGCGGTACGAGGGGTTCGGCCTGCCGCCGCTGGAGGCGCTGGCGACCGGCACGCCGGTCGTGGCGAGCGACCTGGCGGTGCTGCGCGAGGTGCTCGGCGAGCACGCGGCGTTCGTGCCGGTGGGCGACGCGGAGGCGCTGGCGGCGGCGCTGGCGAAGGCCCTCGCCGACGGCGACGGCGGCCCCGCCGCTCGGGCCGAGCGGGCCGCGCACGCCCGCGCGTTCACCTGGGCGCGGTGCGCGGCCGAGACGGCGCGCGGCTACGCGCGCGCCCTGGCCCTACGATCCGGGGCGTGA
- a CDS encoding glycosyltransferase family 2 protein yields MTRATVVIVNWNGAHLLGPCLDALAKQDVSDFETVVADNASTDGSVELLRRDYPWVRVVETGANLGFAGGNNAALRTCTTPFVVLLNNDAVPEPSWLRQTLAALDEQPDVGVVTPKIVFLPRFARLSLRTEGFTPGGADPRELGVRVHAVTVGGEPAKPLWERLSWGYEPGAWAWTRPEGELLLPLPDSAGPHRVAFTWAAERDKDVTLSWDGGAVTLRATAGGGEASFDLPGDVPRLDVVNNAGGIVLREGYGADRGFQEVDEGQYDAREEVFSFCGNGAAFRREVLDTVGLFDDDFFLYYEDTDLSWRVRAAGWRIAYEPTAVLRHHHSASSGETSPVFQFHVQRNRLLMLTKNASRPLAVRQVLRYPLTVASIARRTLRQGLAARARPDLSQTRLQVRVCLSYLRLLPAMLRRRREIDRSRTVPRAELERWLVTRR; encoded by the coding sequence GTGACCCGCGCGACGGTCGTCATCGTCAACTGGAACGGCGCCCACCTGCTCGGCCCCTGCCTCGACGCGCTCGCCAAGCAGGACGTGAGCGACTTCGAGACCGTCGTCGCCGACAACGCCTCCACCGACGGCTCGGTCGAGCTGCTGCGCCGTGACTACCCGTGGGTGCGGGTGGTCGAGACTGGCGCCAACCTCGGCTTCGCCGGCGGCAACAACGCCGCGCTGCGCACCTGCACGACGCCGTTCGTCGTGCTGCTCAACAACGACGCCGTCCCCGAGCCGTCCTGGCTGCGGCAGACGCTGGCCGCGCTGGACGAGCAGCCGGACGTGGGCGTGGTGACGCCGAAGATCGTGTTCCTGCCGCGGTTCGCGCGGCTGTCGTTGCGCACGGAGGGGTTCACGCCGGGCGGCGCAGACCCGCGCGAGCTCGGTGTCCGCGTGCACGCCGTCACCGTCGGCGGCGAGCCGGCGAAGCCGCTCTGGGAGCGCCTGTCCTGGGGGTACGAGCCGGGCGCCTGGGCGTGGACCCGGCCGGAGGGCGAGCTGTTGCTGCCGCTGCCGGACAGCGCGGGGCCGCACCGCGTCGCGTTCACCTGGGCGGCCGAGCGGGACAAGGACGTGACGCTGTCGTGGGACGGCGGCGCGGTCACGCTGCGCGCGACCGCCGGGGGCGGGGAGGCGTCGTTCGACCTGCCGGGCGACGTGCCGCGGCTCGACGTCGTCAACAACGCCGGCGGCATCGTGCTGCGCGAGGGGTACGGCGCCGACCGCGGCTTCCAGGAGGTCGACGAGGGGCAGTACGACGCGCGCGAGGAGGTGTTCTCGTTCTGCGGCAACGGCGCGGCGTTCCGCCGCGAGGTGCTCGACACCGTCGGCCTGTTCGACGACGACTTCTTCCTCTACTACGAGGACACCGACCTGTCCTGGCGGGTCCGCGCGGCCGGCTGGCGGATCGCGTACGAGCCCACCGCCGTGCTGCGCCACCACCACTCGGCGAGCAGCGGCGAGACGTCGCCGGTGTTCCAGTTCCACGTCCAGCGCAACCGGCTGCTCATGCTCACCAAGAACGCCTCCCGCCCGCTCGCCGTGCGCCAGGTGCTGCGCTACCCGCTCACCGTCGCGTCGATCGCGCGCCGCACGCTGCGCCAGGGGCTCGCCGCGCGGGCGCGGCCCGACCTGTCGCAGACGCGGCTGCAGGTCCGCGTCTGCCTGTCCTACCTGCGGCTCCTCCCGGCGATGCTGCGCCGCCGCCGGGAGATCGACCGTTCGCGCACCGTGCCCCGCGCGGAGCTCGAACGCTGGCTGGTCACCCGCCGGTGA
- a CDS encoding ABC transporter ATP-binding protein: MGGAAISAIDVSKRFLIHRKRATSLKERFVNRGQEAEEFWAVRDLSLEIDRGETVGLIGANGSGKSTTLKLLAGILQPTSGTVTVNGRIASLLELGAGFNGELSGRDNVYLNASLLGLSRKEVDRHFDEIVAFSELEPFIDNQVKNYSSGMYVRLGFAVAVHIDPDILLVDEVLAVGDEAFQRKCLAKIDEFQKDGRTILFVSHSLDLVENICTRTVVLDHGNVKYIGDPGFATGTLRGILGTSSQPVVIPEDAEPAGGAYIHGAIVSDVPGGDPKDGFFGGEPLAIRVEVEVLDGTAPIGGQVQVVVLGAGDIPIWVMGQDGSAVVPNRPGRYWVDFVVPELPPVMGSFIVAVGVTDPDTGDTLATGRFHDTFRIRGNSSAGIVDVRYVTRTTGAGQ; encoded by the coding sequence GTGGGCGGCGCCGCGATCTCGGCGATCGACGTCTCGAAGCGGTTCCTCATCCACCGCAAGCGCGCGACCAGCCTCAAGGAACGGTTCGTCAACCGCGGCCAGGAGGCCGAGGAGTTCTGGGCGGTCCGCGACCTGTCGCTCGAGATCGACCGCGGCGAGACGGTCGGGCTGATCGGCGCGAACGGCTCCGGCAAGAGCACGACGCTGAAGCTGCTCGCCGGCATCCTCCAGCCGACCTCCGGCACGGTCACCGTCAACGGCCGCATCGCGTCGTTGCTGGAGCTGGGAGCCGGCTTCAACGGCGAGCTCTCCGGCCGCGACAACGTCTATCTCAACGCCTCCCTCCTCGGCCTGTCGCGCAAGGAGGTGGACCGGCACTTCGACGAGATCGTGGCGTTCAGCGAGCTCGAGCCGTTCATCGACAACCAGGTCAAGAACTACTCGTCCGGCATGTACGTCCGGCTCGGCTTCGCGGTGGCCGTGCACATCGACCCGGACATCCTGCTGGTGGACGAGGTGCTGGCGGTCGGCGACGAGGCGTTCCAGCGCAAGTGCCTGGCGAAGATCGACGAGTTCCAGAAGGACGGCCGGACGATCCTGTTCGTCAGCCACTCGCTCGATCTGGTCGAGAACATCTGCACCCGCACGGTCGTGCTCGACCACGGCAACGTGAAGTACATCGGCGACCCCGGCTTCGCGACGGGCACGCTGCGCGGCATCCTCGGCACGTCGTCGCAGCCGGTCGTGATCCCGGAGGACGCCGAGCCGGCCGGTGGCGCCTACATCCACGGCGCGATCGTGTCCGACGTCCCCGGCGGCGACCCGAAGGACGGGTTCTTCGGCGGCGAGCCGCTGGCGATCCGCGTCGAGGTCGAGGTGCTCGACGGCACCGCGCCGATCGGCGGGCAGGTGCAGGTCGTCGTGCTCGGCGCCGGCGACATCCCGATCTGGGTGATGGGCCAGGACGGCAGCGCCGTCGTGCCCAACCGGCCGGGCCGGTACTGGGTCGACTTCGTCGTGCCGGAGCTGCCGCCGGTGATGGGGTCGTTCATCGTCGCCGTCGGCGTCACCGACCCGGACACCGGCGACACGCTGGCGACCGGGCGGTTCCACGACACGTTCCGCATCCGCGGCAACTCCTCCGCCGGCATCGTGGACGTCCGCTACGTCACCCGCACCACCGGGGCCGGGCAGTGA
- a CDS encoding ABC transporter permease, which translates to MTVVAEARATAQSRLRWELLVNLVRKDLKVKYQASALGFVWSLATPLLLLTVYYLVFSVIIPNGVPNFAVYLMAGLLPWNAFASAVAFGCGSVVGNANLVKKVRFPTTVLPLVSVGYAAVHFVLQMGVFAVFLLLFHRKAFGPQLVLLLPAMAVLLLFSIGLAMLVGSLTVRYRDVQHLVDVLLLAWFWLNPVIYGMHLVHARLAPHNLYWVYFLNPMAGVTATFQRALYVTSDITANGQRVQLLAYRGYAGYLLVLGIGAAVSLVTFAAGLTVFRRMRGDFAEDL; encoded by the coding sequence ATGACAGTCGTCGCCGAGGCGCGCGCGACCGCGCAGTCCCGGCTGCGGTGGGAGCTGCTCGTCAACCTGGTCCGCAAGGACCTCAAGGTGAAGTACCAGGCCAGCGCCCTCGGCTTCGTGTGGAGCCTCGCCACGCCGTTGCTGCTGCTGACCGTCTACTACCTGGTCTTCAGCGTCATCATCCCCAACGGCGTCCCGAACTTCGCCGTCTACCTCATGGCCGGCCTGCTGCCGTGGAACGCGTTCGCGAGCGCGGTGGCGTTCGGCTGCGGGAGCGTCGTCGGCAACGCCAACCTGGTGAAGAAGGTCCGCTTCCCCACCACCGTGCTGCCGCTCGTGTCCGTCGGCTACGCCGCCGTGCACTTCGTGCTCCAGATGGGCGTGTTCGCGGTCTTCCTGCTGCTGTTCCACCGCAAGGCGTTCGGGCCGCAGCTCGTGCTGCTGCTACCGGCGATGGCGGTGCTGCTGCTGTTCTCGATCGGGCTGGCGATGCTCGTCGGGTCGCTGACGGTGCGCTACCGCGACGTGCAGCACCTCGTCGACGTGCTGCTGCTCGCCTGGTTCTGGCTGAACCCGGTGATCTACGGCATGCACCTCGTGCACGCCCGGCTCGCGCCGCACAACCTGTACTGGGTCTACTTCCTGAACCCGATGGCGGGCGTCACCGCGACGTTCCAGCGGGCGCTCTACGTGACCTCCGACATCACCGCCAACGGGCAGCGGGTCCAGCTCCTCGCCTACCGCGGCTACGCCGGCTACCTGCTGGTGCTGGGCATCGGCGCGGCGGTGTCGCTCGTGACGTTCGCGGCCGGGCTGACGGTGTTCCGCCGGATGCGCGGCGACTTCGCCGAGGATCTCTAG
- a CDS encoding SigE family RNA polymerase sigma factor: MEQRDAAFTAFVRDRGAALTRTAFFLTGDRHLAEDLVQTALAQTYVHCHRIRDLSQVEAYARKVLVNANAAWWRRRSATEVPVDTLPDAAGGDDTLAVAEREPLVRALRLLPARQRAAVVLRFYADLSEADTAAALGCSTGSVKKHVSRGLDRLRELLGEPAPPALVLREVEAW; the protein is encoded by the coding sequence GTGGAGCAGCGGGACGCCGCGTTCACGGCGTTCGTCCGCGACCGCGGCGCGGCCCTCACCCGGACCGCGTTCTTCCTCACCGGCGACCGGCACCTCGCCGAGGACCTCGTGCAGACCGCGCTGGCGCAGACCTACGTCCACTGCCACCGCATCCGCGACCTCTCCCAGGTCGAGGCGTACGCGCGGAAGGTGCTCGTGAACGCCAACGCCGCCTGGTGGCGCCGCCGGTCCGCCACCGAGGTGCCGGTCGACACCCTGCCCGACGCGGCGGGCGGCGACGACACCCTCGCCGTCGCCGAGCGCGAACCGCTCGTGCGGGCGTTGCGGCTGCTCCCGGCCCGGCAGCGCGCCGCCGTCGTCCTGCGCTTCTACGCCGACCTCAGCGAGGCCGACACCGCCGCCGCGCTCGGCTGCTCCACCGGCTCGGTCAAGAAGCACGTCTCGCGCGGCCTCGACCGCCTCCGCGAGCTGCTCGGCGAGCCCGCGCCGCCCGCGCTCGTCCTGCGGGAGGTGGAGGCGTGGTGA
- a CDS encoding acyltransferase: MGDFRVYRRYVRDLRPGRETSRRAFYGGVLRHRVLGKRSIWVGSRTVIDGASRILVAPGGALRVGLASFGMTSSDDTSVIRVREGAVFACDGLVSLQRGVRVVVDAGTLRIGHGTNVNGLTKILVGTSVTIGRDCTLSWDVQVLDNDFHAITVDGAVQPMTAPVVIGDRVWVGTGAIVLKGVTIGDGAIVAAGAVVTRDVPAGAIVAGVPAKVVGRADSWT, encoded by the coding sequence GTGGGCGACTTCCGCGTGTACCGGCGCTACGTGCGCGACCTCCGGCCGGGCCGGGAGACGTCGCGCCGCGCGTTCTACGGCGGGGTGCTGCGGCACCGCGTCCTCGGCAAGCGGTCCATCTGGGTCGGCTCCCGCACCGTGATCGACGGCGCCTCCCGGATTCTCGTGGCCCCAGGTGGTGCGCTGCGCGTCGGGCTGGCGTCGTTCGGCATGACGTCGTCCGACGACACGTCGGTGATCCGGGTGCGTGAAGGCGCGGTGTTCGCCTGCGACGGCCTGGTGTCGTTGCAGCGCGGGGTGCGCGTCGTCGTCGACGCCGGGACGTTGCGCATCGGCCACGGCACCAACGTCAACGGCCTCACCAAGATCCTCGTCGGCACCTCCGTGACGATCGGCCGCGACTGCACGCTGTCGTGGGACGTGCAGGTGCTCGACAACGACTTCCACGCGATCACCGTCGACGGCGCGGTGCAGCCGATGACGGCGCCGGTCGTGATCGGCGACCGGGTGTGGGTCGGCACCGGCGCGATCGTGCTCAAGGGCGTGACCATCGGCGACGGCGCGATCGTCGCGGCCGGCGCCGTGGTCACCCGCGACGTGCCCGCCGGCGCGATCGTGGCGGGCGTTCCGGCGAAGGTCGTCGGCCGCGCCGACTCCTGGACGTAG